Proteins encoded together in one Oncorhynchus mykiss isolate Arlee chromosome 7, USDA_OmykA_1.1, whole genome shotgun sequence window:
- the LOC110527974 gene encoding fez family zinc finger protein 2-like, with protein sequence MASYLPFGTVMSCPRHDSGRSGASAAPKPLAFSIDRIMSKTSEPKGNLDERRAVESSGGKKMLGLCSPIPCMIPLQPFSYDLQAKALMNYSEFWKANFRGTLCTSAAMCKANCGMCYKTDSGLKQSLLPGSRVIKPQVIHQAVAMPTNGSFYYFNYLDSAYHQSELLTGHLFSSALANSQAQASLSAHQKLLLLENAKLASASAEKFPTPQYPHKEHLPGQLDQIVKENHNQSSEKTGVKAHSKLNNSSMDGKPKNFTCEVCGKVFNAHYNLTRHMPVHTGARPFVCKVCGKGFRQASTLCRHKIIHTQEKPHKCNQCGKAFNRSSTLNTHIRIHAGYKPFVCEFCGKGFHQKGNYKNHKLTHSGEKQYKCSICNKAFHQVYNLTFHMHTHNDKKPFTCGTCGKGFCRNFDLKKHIRKLHDNNSCRPISAATDSSRGPES encoded by the exons ATGGCAAGTTATCTCCCATTTGGAACCGTGATGTCTTGCCCACGACACGACAGCGGTAGAAGTGGAGCGTCTGCCGCTCCAAAGCCGCTGGCCTTCTCGATTGACCGGATCATGTCCAAGACCTCGGAACCGAAAGGCAATTTGGATGAGCGGCGAGCTGTGGAGTCTTCAGGGGGAAAGAAGATGCTCGGGCTCTGCTCACCTATACCGTGCATGATCCCCTTGCAACCTTTTAGCTATGACTTACAAGCCAAGGCGCTGATGAACTACTCCGAATTTTGGAAAGCTAATTTCAGAGGAACATTATGCACTTCTGCAGCGATGTGCAAAGCCAACTGCGGGATGTGTTACAAAACGGACTCGGGGTTGAAGCAGTCTTTATTACCGGGAAGCAGGGTGATTAAACCCCAGGTCATCCATCAGGCGGTGGCGATGCCCACCAACGGCTCTTTTTACTATTTCAACTACCTGGACTCTGCTTATCACCAGTCTGAGCTGCTAACCGGACACTTGTTTTCCTCGGCCCTGGCCAACTCTCAAGCCCAGGCTTCTCTCAGTGCGCACCAGAAACTGTTATTGCTGGAGAACGCCAAACTCGCCAGCGCTTCCGCCGAGAAGTTTCCGACACCTCAGTACCCACACAAGGAGCATCTTCCTGGTCAGCTCGACCAGATAGTGAAAGAGAACCATAACCAGAGCTCGGAGAAAACTGGAGTGAAAGCGCACAGCAAGCTCAACAACAGCTCAATGGACGGAAAACCCAAAAACTTCACCTGCGAAGTGTGTGGAAAG GTGTTCAATGCTCATTATAATTTGACACGACACATGCCAGTGCACACAGGCGCGAGGCCGTTCGTGTGTAAAGTTTGCGGGAAAGGATTCCGTCAGGCCAGTACATTGTGCAGACACAAAATCATCCACACACAG GAAAAGCCTCATAAATGCAACCAGTGTGGGAAGGCGTTCAACAGGAGTTCGACGCTGAACACTCACATACGAATCCATGCCGGGTACAAACCATTCGTCTGCGAATTCTGTGGGAAAGGATTTCACCAGAAAG GAAATTACAAGAACCACAAGCTGACGCACAGCGGAGAGAAACAGTACAAGTGTTCCATCTGTAACAAGGCCTTCCATCAGGTCTACAACCTAACCTtccacatgcacacgcacaacGACAAAAAGCCCTTCACGTGCGGGACCTGCGGGAAAGGCTTCTGCAGAAACTTTGACCTAAAAAAACACATACGGAAGTTACATGACAATAATTCATGTAGGCCTATATCTGCAGCGACCGATTCTTCCAGGGGACCCGAAAGCTGA